Genomic DNA from Veillonella criceti:
ATTGACGATCGAGCTACTATTTTAGAGCGATTACGTCAAATAAAAGAGCATAATCAATGTTCCGTTGTAGTCGATTTAATTTATGGTTTACCTAATCAGACCCCTGAAAAGTGGCAAGAAGATTTAGAACTGTTAGAAATGGCGCATATTGATGGTATGGATTTGTACCAACTTAATGTGTTTGAAAATAGTGATTTGAATACAGCGATTAAGAATGGCCTCATATCGCCGGCCGCTACGACACAAGAGCAGGCTGCTATGTATGCGCAAGCTAGAGCGTTTGTAGATACTTATAATTATAGTCGACTCAGTGCTTGTCATTGGAGTCGGACGCCACGAGAGCGTAGTTTATATAATAGTATGGCTAAGCGAGGGTATCCGATGTTTCCTTTTGGTTGTGGTGCTGGTGGCAATGTAGGTGGCTATATGACTATGTTACATCGTTCATTGGGCGCGTATGAGCAAATGGTAGAAGCGGGGCAAAAGCCATTTATGGTGCTAATGCAACAGTCGCCATTGCAAGAAATGGTTAATATTATTATAGATCAGTTAGAACATTGCTATTTTGATATACGACCTTTAATCGCTTATGATGAAAGGTTACATCAGTTAGAATGGCTTTATGAGCTTTGGTGTGACCGTGGTCTTTGTGAGCATAATGGCATTATGTATAAATTAACGATTGCTGGTGAATTTTGGCATGTTAATTTAACACAGACGACTATTGAGTTGGCGCAATATTTATTAACGGGCGAAGAGACAATGCTTCAAGAGCAGATTGCCGCTCAAAATAGTGCAGGTAAACCATCGGGGCATCCTCATGGTGTGTCAAAAGCATTTCATGGTCAGTCTCATAAGACTGGCGATACATCGGGGATGATTAAAGGGTAAAGTGAGGTGATAGGTTGAAACGGTATATATTCGTTCCTGTAGTATTAGCTATCGTATGCGTGGTTGGTTTAGCGGTTTGGCTTACAGTAGGAACATCTTCCGCTTCAAGGGAAGCAACACGACAAGTAGTAGATGCAATGGGAACGAATGTAACGATTCCTGTTCACCCCAAACGAGTTGTCATTTTAAATACGGCTAATTTAGATATGTATTATGCCGCTGGTGGTCAAGCTGTGGGAAAGCCTAAATCTTCGTATTATTCAAAGGAATTATTGGCGCTGACGAAAGAGGTTCCCTCGGTAGGGACGATTCATAGCCCTAATGTGGAA
This window encodes:
- the hutW gene encoding heme anaerobic degradation radical SAM methyltransferase ChuW/HutW — its product is MMKPETLFAKMSPHNRIMKLGRETNNPLMEAFDAKRVVHAGLNGRPLQPQEAQATWQAVMAELPLQGQWQTAYIHIPFCQTKCLYCGFFQNAANQSAEDRYIDLLIQELESDVTQRRLKEGLIQAVFIGGGTPTALSAHNATRLLRTIRNCLPLANDYELTLEGRINDVIPEKMEAWFANGVNRMSLGVQSFHTKIRRQLGRIDDRATILERLRQIKEHNQCSVVVDLIYGLPNQTPEKWQEDLELLEMAHIDGMDLYQLNVFENSDLNTAIKNGLISPAATTQEQAAMYAQARAFVDTYNYSRLSACHWSRTPRERSLYNSMAKRGYPMFPFGCGAGGNVGGYMTMLHRSLGAYEQMVEAGQKPFMVLMQQSPLQEMVNIIIDQLEHCYFDIRPLIAYDERLHQLEWLYELWCDRGLCEHNGIMYKLTIAGEFWHVNLTQTTIELAQYLLTGEETMLQEQIAAQNSAGKPSGHPHGVSKAFHGQSHKTGDTSGMIKG